In Cydia amplana chromosome 13, ilCydAmpl1.1, whole genome shotgun sequence, the genomic stretch TGTCCAACGTAAAGTGAAGGTTGAAGAACCTCGGTATGTCTTTGTCGACTGGGCACGCCATCAGGTCGCAGGGGTCGGCAACAGTTTTGACAGTCTTGTCGAAGTTTCCATCGTTGTTGTCGTCACCGTACATCGCTAGACGCAGGCTTTGGGCTGAGAACCCTGGAATCAGATGTAAATCGCGGTGAGAGAGTAGGACAAGTAGTAGACATATGTCACCTGCTCTCTGAAGATTAAAaaacattaagtaggtacataatttaccCACATATGTACAATCATTCAATTCAATTTGTACTTGGCGGGACAAGGCCTTCGGCAGCAGTTTGCGAGGAGCTTAGATTTTACAGTGTTTCAAAATTAGAaacatacataataaaaaaaatgctgaATATACGGAATACCAGGTGTTCTAattataccgtaaaacggggtgagtaggtttcgcggggagaggtgggttatgaatggggagagaaggtttgagaggggtgtgagaagggattttaaggctactgctacaaaaataatgtattccaatttaatatggagctatagtaatacgcataataaaaaaaatcgatccaacaatcttccaaaatcacctttgtatgaaaacccctctcaaatacgaggcactacggggtgatgtgggttttcctctttatcgttaaagttatgaaatggaactgcccaaaataaaataaaaactaaaatacaaacgtccggaacacttattatatacaacattcagttttcatatgtaacaataaaatgttatcgaggtttgaatttcagttttgaccctactcaccccattttatggtaattataattacacattattatttgtatctccttagatttacacattattattataattaattataatgataGTATTGATAGTCACACAAAGTAATTAGAACACGAGGCTGGTTCATTAGACATTATTGCtatgttataatttatttagataaGGTAGGCAAGTACTTATGTACCTAATGAACATTATAATtcatataaaatacctaaattgcTTGCAATTGAACCTTATCGCAATTCAATGAAATAAGGTCAAACGCCGGTCTAATAAGTTATAATGACAATGTTTTAAACATCTGCTTTCAAAGTCCAGCAAATATATGGCATGTGTATCCGGGAACGCAACCTAGCTGTGAcctcttaaaggatgactcacgttagaaagGCCCTGGTCCGGGCCGAggcaggatgactcacgttagaaagGCCCtggtccgggccgaggcatccgacacttcgtttttcaccaaagcatcacgtgatcaccggtcaccTGTCGTAGAAAATGAAGTGTTGGTTGCCACGTTCCGGACCCGGGCCGTTCTAgcgcgagtcatcctttagttgTAATTCGACTTCAGGTCAGCGGCCCCTGCTCCAATTGCGGTTTACCAATTGGTCAATTTTAAGAAAATTACGTTTTTCCGGCgataaataatacatacatacatacatacatataatcacgtctatttcccggaggggtaggcagagaccacggatttccacttgctacgatcctgacaatACCTCTTTCGCTGGGAGATTTTGTCAATATTTACCTCTAGGCTAGTTTATGAAAACGATGGTACTTTGGCCAACCTATAATAATGAAATGTAAGGGGTATACCAAGCGTAATGCTAACCCTTGCCCGTAATGCCCGTTGCGTGTCATATTGGTCCGCTAAACTAAGTAGTCCTATTTAATGGGGTTGTAACCgtcaacaaagttttgtacagatggcgccagcataggttttacctgtctttaattttgttttataagatttaaccataaatttatattttgtacttCATTAAGGTATTTTTTGTGGCAATAAATGTAATTCTGATTCTGATGATTtctgaatgaaaaaaaaaaacaagatttGACAGTATTCGTTAGATTTACAGGTAAAACCTGTGCTGCCGCCATTTGTAAAATACTTCGTACGGCCAACACCATTGATAGATTCTAAGATGGACTAATAGACAATAGTGTGAAGACAAAATTTTGTAggtaccagtgttggccgaacgttaattgcaattgaccaataaccagtacaaattgaaccgtaatcCGTAACGGACGGTTACACTTTACAGTAATAAAagttaacgtttcggccaacactgggggcccgattcggattttgaaatagacatctataagatatcttttagacatcaccaagatacgataacgatatttttaggatctataACCTgtcatcaaatttgacattttcgcgattatggagatactcttgaacgatccacaagatatgacttaaagatccaattcacatctaatagatatctaactctatctaatgtaaaagtgacattggttgcccgaattgacctgcaaaagagaactagttgaaatctaaactataacgtagtACCtattagaatggatctagtacgtgtcgtctcttgtgaatagcttgaagttcgaatacggcagtggtACTTACTCTACGCAGTTTAATGCCGATAGTGATCCTGCGGCGCTCCTCTACAAGGCGGAGTCGGCATTCGTTGGTGGTTTTAGACGGTAGTCCTACTGGTTAGTCCGTCATCGCTCCTGGTTCCCCCGGGCCAGGTAGCATGCGTAAACGCATTTCCCcaacgttaaaaaaaaaaaaagtgggtACTTACTCGGAGTGAAGTCGACGGAGAGCATATAGGGCTTGTTCCTGTAGAGGCTGCAGAAGTTGATGCCCTTGGGGCACGGGTCCACGTCCACGCTGTGCACGGTGCAAACCGCCGGGTTCA encodes the following:
- the LOC134653293 gene encoding MD-2-related lipid-recognition protein-like, with translation MWARAVCVLVCVTAVACEAVTKKFCDDVNPAVCTVHSVDVDPCPKGINFCSLYRNKPYMLSVDFTPRFSAQSLRLAMYGDDNNDGNFDKTVKTVADPCDLMACPVDKDIPRFFNLHFTLDKTHGTAKFPVKFKLWNADNESQACCFTFNVKVKK